A window of Rhinatrema bivittatum chromosome 2, aRhiBiv1.1, whole genome shotgun sequence contains these coding sequences:
- the LOC115083212 gene encoding zinc finger protein 250-like yields MRKLNLEVHQRIHTGEKPFTCLLCCKAFIQQQQLASHQKIHTGEKPYSCAECEKSFRNKSQLAIHQRIHTGDKPYRCPECDKRFCQMAGLIYHQRGHTGERPYQCPECEKRFSSSSALLSHEKLHSGERPHKCSDCGKSFIRRAELINHQKVHTGERPFQCSECEKSFMYKSALIAHFRAHTGEKPFQCSQCEKSFLSQSAILVHQRMHMEERPYPCPECDKSFKSQSAVYMHQRIHTGERPYQCGVCQKNFTQKSSLLEHQRIHTGRPYMCRHCEQSFDKKAQFVAHMRVHAGKKPLVCIICKKSFDQESLLLQHHRSTRVRNHSLVANAGKVSGRNGALQST; encoded by the coding sequence ATGCGGAAGCTCAACCTCGAGGTGCACCAGCGAATCCACACGGGCGAGAAGCCCTTCACGTGCCTCCTGTGCTGTAAAGCTTttatccagcagcagcagctcgcGAGCCACCAGAAGATCCATACCGGGGAGAAACCATACTCCTGTGCTGAATGTGAGAAGAGCTTCCGAAACAAATCCCAGCTAGCGATCCACCAGAGAATTCACACGGGAGATAAACCGTACAGATGTCCGGAGTGTGACAAGCGTTTCTGCCAAATGGCTGGCCTCATCTACCACCAGAGGGGCCACACGGGAGAGCGACCTTACCAGTGCCCGGAGTGCGAGAAGAGGTTCAGCTCCAGTTCGGCGCTCCTTAGCCACGAAAAGCTGCACTCGGGTGAGAGGCCTCACAAGTGCAGTGACTGTGGCAAAAGCTTCATCCGGAGAGCTGAGCTAATCAACCATCAGAAAGTACACACGGGGGAGAGACCGTTCCAGTGTTCGGAGTGTGAGAAGAGCTTCATGTACAAGTCGGCGCTCATCGCCCACTTCAGAGCTCACACAGGGGAGAAACCATTTCAGTGTTCCCAATGTGAGAAAAGCTTCCTGTCCCAGTCAGCCATCTTGGTCCACCAGCGAATGCACATGGAGGAGAGGCCATATCCGTGTCCAGAATGTGACAAAAGCTTTAAATCCCAATCGGCTGTTTATATGCATCAACGGATACACACAGGGGAGAGGCCCTATCAGTGCGGTGTGTGTCAGAAGAACTTCACTCAGAAATCAAGTCTTCTGGAGCACCAAAGAATTCACACGGGAAGACCCTACATGTGTAGGCACTGTGAGCAAAGCTTTGACAAGAAAGCACAGTTTGTTGCGCACATGAGAGTCCACGCGGGAAAGAAACCGCTTGTCTGCATTATTTGCAAGAAAAGCTTTGATCAAGAGTCATTGCTGCTCCAGCACCACAGATCCACACGGGTGAGAAACCATTCACTTGTGGCAAATGCAGGAAAAGTTTCCGGCAGAAATGGAGCCTTGCAAAGCACCTGA